The following are encoded together in the Cohaesibacter gelatinilyticus genome:
- the nqrM gene encoding (Na+)-NQR maturation NqrM produces MTTFLFAFGLLVLIVLGMSLGVIFMRKPITGSCGGLNAISDADHCLVCNAPVDPNSPLKEKLECPRKKAAREKAERLASEATA; encoded by the coding sequence ATGACCACCTTTTTGTTCGCATTTGGCCTATTGGTTCTGATCGTTCTGGGCATGTCCTTGGGTGTCATTTTCATGCGCAAGCCGATCACGGGTTCTTGTGGTGGTTTGAATGCGATCTCGGACGCTGATCATTGTCTGGTCTGCAATGCACCGGTTGATCCAAACAGCCCGCTGAAAGAAAAACTGGAATGCCCGCGCAAGAAAGCAGCACGCGAAAAAGCCGAGCGGCTGGCCAGCGAGGCAACGGCATAA
- a CDS encoding FAD:protein FMN transferase: MVRYLTMFLMLATGSLLTGCDLIAPKTEQYLLRGQVMGTTYMVKALDARGKVDKERLYNDIKSSLDEATNIFSNWEKESELSRFNASPSTRWQDISDPFSEVMVEAMRIHHLSDGRFDVTLAPLIDLWGFGPNDDERLPGDLEVNEALKQVGQDELLEFRSQNGMQSASLRKRKGTVTINLSAIAKGYGADLIARKLESHGIENFLIEIGGDLLARGMNERGESWRVGIEKPNIEGGSVQLVVSVKDMGMATSGDYRNFVMKGGKRLSHILDPRTGRPVDHNLTSVTVLADSGMRADGLATALLVLGEKEGLAVAERENIAAYFITRNEDGYQTSSSGAFDRLMAQK; this comes from the coding sequence GTGGTCCGTTATCTTACCATGTTTTTGATGCTCGCAACTGGTTCGCTGTTGACTGGATGCGATCTGATCGCCCCGAAGACCGAGCAATATTTGCTGCGTGGTCAGGTCATGGGAACGACCTACATGGTCAAAGCGCTGGATGCCCGCGGCAAGGTGGACAAAGAACGCCTATATAACGATATCAAAAGCAGCCTTGATGAGGCCACTAACATCTTTTCCAATTGGGAAAAGGAGAGTGAGCTTTCCCGCTTCAACGCCAGTCCGTCCACTCGTTGGCAGGACATATCCGATCCATTCTCGGAAGTGATGGTCGAGGCCATGCGTATTCATCATTTGAGTGACGGCCGCTTTGATGTGACCTTGGCTCCACTCATCGATCTTTGGGGGTTCGGACCAAATGATGATGAGCGCTTGCCGGGCGATCTGGAAGTGAATGAAGCTTTGAAACAGGTTGGACAAGATGAGCTGCTGGAATTTCGCAGCCAGAATGGCATGCAATCTGCTTCTCTTAGAAAGCGCAAAGGCACGGTGACCATCAACCTCTCTGCCATTGCCAAAGGCTATGGGGCCGATCTGATCGCCCGCAAGCTGGAGAGCCATGGCATTGAAAATTTCCTGATTGAAATTGGCGGTGATTTGCTTGCACGTGGCATGAATGAGCGAGGCGAATCCTGGCGCGTGGGAATCGAGAAACCGAATATTGAAGGAGGCTCCGTTCAGCTTGTGGTTTCAGTCAAAGACATGGGTATGGCAACATCGGGTGATTATCGCAATTTCGTCATGAAAGGCGGGAAACGCCTCTCCCATATACTAGACCCCCGCACCGGTCGTCCGGTTGACCATAACCTCACATCTGTGACTGTCTTGGCTGACAGTGGCATGCGTGCCGACGGATTGGCGACTGCTCTACTGGTATTGGGGGAGAAGGAAGGCCTTGCAGTGGCTGAAAGGGAAAATATCGCGGCATATTTCATCACCCGCAATGAGGATGGCTACCAGACCAGCTCCAGTGGCGCGTTTGATCGCCTCATGGCACAAAAGTGA
- a CDS encoding Na(+)-translocating NADH-quinone reductase subunit A, protein MKLKKGLDLPITGAPVQTIHEGPKITKVALSGRDFIGLKPKMMVAEGDKVKKGQPLFVHKESPDVNYVAPGGGTIVAVNRGARRVLETIVIALDESEEEISFESCDKDSLHELSRKAVQQRLYESGLWTSFKTRPFSYVPTQDSVPNSIFVTAMDTDPLCADAATIINEKPESFSAGLDVLAHLTDGSVFVCHKPHDVIPASTSTSVRQEIFDGPHPAGLAGTHIHFLDPVNAEKTVWSIGYAEVIAIGDLFLSGKLNTDRVISLAGPLAVNPRLVRTRVGASTDELTADEVEIGIDCRVISGSILSGVAAHDQFAYLSWCARQITLIKEDQDQSILGWINPSPKNYSFLNVHLSSLVRWSKKFPFGSNLNGGRRAMVPIGSYERVIPMDMLPTQLLRALLVLDTDQAQLLGALELDEEDLALCSFICHSKYEYGAALRESLTKIEKEG, encoded by the coding sequence ATGAAGCTAAAAAAGGGATTGGACCTGCCGATCACCGGCGCTCCCGTTCAGACCATTCACGAAGGGCCCAAAATAACAAAAGTTGCTCTGAGTGGTCGGGACTTCATTGGCCTGAAACCTAAAATGATGGTCGCAGAAGGGGATAAAGTGAAAAAAGGGCAGCCGCTCTTTGTTCATAAAGAATCCCCGGATGTAAATTATGTGGCTCCGGGTGGCGGGACTATCGTGGCAGTCAATCGTGGGGCACGCCGTGTTCTTGAAACGATTGTCATTGCATTGGATGAGAGCGAAGAAGAAATCTCCTTCGAATCTTGCGATAAAGATAGTCTACATGAATTGAGCCGCAAGGCTGTTCAGCAGAGGCTCTATGAAAGTGGGCTTTGGACGTCTTTCAAGACACGCCCTTTCTCTTACGTGCCGACGCAGGATAGTGTTCCCAACTCCATTTTTGTGACCGCAATGGATACCGATCCATTATGTGCTGACGCTGCTACCATCATCAACGAAAAGCCGGAAAGCTTTTCCGCAGGTCTTGATGTTCTCGCGCATCTGACCGATGGCTCGGTATTTGTCTGTCACAAGCCACACGATGTCATTCCAGCGAGCACCAGCACTTCTGTTCGTCAGGAAATCTTTGATGGTCCTCATCCAGCCGGTCTTGCAGGCACCCATATCCATTTCCTGGATCCGGTGAATGCTGAGAAAACTGTCTGGTCCATTGGTTATGCTGAAGTGATTGCCATTGGCGATCTCTTCCTGTCTGGCAAGCTGAACACTGATCGGGTGATTTCACTGGCTGGCCCATTGGCCGTCAATCCACGCTTGGTTCGCACTCGCGTGGGTGCATCAACCGATGAGTTGACTGCAGATGAGGTGGAAATCGGAATCGATTGCCGCGTGATCTCCGGTTCCATCCTGTCGGGTGTTGCTGCTCACGATCAGTTTGCTTACCTGAGCTGGTGCGCCCGTCAGATCACTTTGATCAAGGAAGATCAGGACCAGAGCATTCTCGGCTGGATCAACCCATCTCCGAAGAATTATTCCTTCCTCAATGTGCATTTGTCCTCGCTGGTGCGTTGGAGCAAGAAGTTTCCTTTCGGCTCCAACCTCAATGGTGGACGTCGTGCCATGGTACCAATTGGCTCCTATGAGCGCGTCATTCCTATGGACATGCTGCCAACCCAGCTTCTGCGTGCGTTGCTTGTGCTTGATACCGATCAGGCTCAGTTGCTTGGTGCTCTGGAACTGGATGAGGAAGATCTCGCACTTTGCTCCTTCATCTGCCATTCCAAATATGAGTATGGCGCTGCATTGCGGGAAAGTCTCACAAAAATCGAAAAAGAGGGCTAA
- a CDS encoding NADH:ubiquinone reductase (Na(+)-transporting) subunit B — protein MGLRNFFDSIEPHFLKGGKLEKYFAIYEMVESFIYSPKTVTKAAPHARDYIDLKRVMSYVVVATVPCILWALYNTGYQTNMAIAQVGLENATGWRVSLLSALGVGFDAGNIFANMFHGMLYFLPIYITTLVVGGIFEVIFAIVRGHEVNEGFLVTSMLYTLIMPASTPLWMVALGIIFGVVIGKEVFGGTGKNFLNPALTGRAFLYFAYPAAMSGDSIWTPVDGFSGATALGITAAEGHEALAKIDLTWWDAFIGTMQGSMGETSALACLLGGLFLMYTKIANWRLIAGCLIGMIGFSTLLNVIGSDTNPMFAMPWYWHLVLGGYAFGLVFMVTEPVSAAMTNKGRLIYGILIGFMVVMIRVVNPAFPEGMMLAILFGNIFAPLIDYFVVKANIARRIRRNA, from the coding sequence TTGGGTTTGCGCAATTTCTTCGACAGCATTGAGCCGCATTTCCTGAAAGGCGGCAAGCTGGAAAAGTACTTTGCCATCTATGAGATGGTTGAGTCCTTTATCTATTCACCAAAGACCGTAACCAAGGCTGCCCCACATGCACGAGATTATATCGATCTCAAGCGTGTCATGTCTTATGTCGTGGTCGCGACGGTGCCTTGTATTCTCTGGGCGCTATATAACACCGGTTATCAGACCAACATGGCCATCGCGCAGGTAGGCTTGGAAAATGCCACCGGTTGGCGCGTATCCTTGCTGTCTGCACTGGGTGTGGGTTTCGATGCGGGCAATATCTTTGCCAATATGTTCCATGGGATGCTTTACTTCCTGCCGATCTACATCACCACCCTGGTGGTTGGCGGCATCTTCGAAGTGATCTTCGCGATTGTTCGCGGTCACGAGGTCAATGAAGGCTTCCTCGTGACGTCCATGCTCTACACATTGATCATGCCTGCCTCCACTCCGCTTTGGATGGTTGCTCTCGGCATCATCTTCGGTGTGGTGATTGGCAAGGAAGTGTTCGGTGGGACTGGCAAGAACTTCCTCAACCCGGCTTTGACTGGTCGTGCATTCCTTTATTTTGCCTATCCGGCAGCAATGTCGGGTGACAGCATCTGGACCCCGGTTGACGGTTTCTCTGGCGCTACCGCGCTGGGTATCACCGCAGCAGAAGGTCATGAGGCATTGGCCAAGATTGATCTGACTTGGTGGGACGCTTTCATCGGTACCATGCAGGGCTCCATGGGGGAGACATCTGCTCTGGCTTGTCTGCTTGGCGGCCTGTTCCTGATGTATACCAAGATCGCTAACTGGCGCCTGATTGCGGGCTGTCTGATCGGTATGATCGGTTTTTCCACCCTGTTGAATGTGATCGGTTCTGACACCAACCCGATGTTTGCAATGCCTTGGTATTGGCATCTGGTGCTGGGTGGCTATGCCTTCGGTCTGGTCTTCATGGTCACCGAGCCTGTCTCTGCAGCCATGACCAACAAGGGCCGCTTGATTTATGGCATTTTGATCGGTTTCATGGTGGTGATGATCCGTGTCGTCAACCCAGCTTTCCCGGAAGGCATGATGCTGGCGATCCTGTTCGGTAATATCTTTGCGCCGCTGATTGACTATTTCGTCGTCAAGGCCAACATCGCTCGGAGGATTCGTCGCAATGCCTGA
- a CDS encoding Na(+)-translocating NADH-quinone reductase subunit C, whose translation MPEANEKLSPWARFKALPVDSTPKTILVAVTLCLFCSMVVSGAAVMLKPIQEQNKVLDKKRNILQVAGLFKDGIDIEEAFKSVEPRVVDIAAGTFTDTVDAATYDQPAAAKDPAQSIELADDPASIGRQAKLASIYLLRDEAGEISKIILPVHGYGLWSTLYGFIALKPDGNEITGLQFYSHAETPGLGAEVDNPIWRAMWPGKKVFDDAGSVAITVAKGVPSADKAQHHVDALAGATLTSRGVDNLVRFWMGEQGFKRFLENLKAGAA comes from the coding sequence ATGCCTGAAGCGAATGAGAAACTCAGCCCATGGGCGCGTTTTAAAGCGCTGCCAGTGGACTCAACTCCCAAGACCATCCTGGTCGCAGTCACTCTTTGTCTGTTCTGTTCCATGGTTGTGTCGGGCGCAGCCGTGATGCTGAAGCCTATTCAGGAGCAGAACAAGGTTCTGGATAAGAAGCGCAACATTTTGCAGGTTGCTGGCCTCTTCAAGGACGGCATCGACATCGAGGAAGCCTTCAAGTCTGTTGAGCCGCGCGTCGTTGATATCGCTGCCGGTACCTTCACTGATACTGTTGATGCAGCAACCTATGATCAGCCAGCTGCTGCCAAGGATCCAGCTCAATCAATCGAGTTGGCCGATGATCCGGCATCCATTGGTCGTCAGGCCAAGCTGGCCTCCATCTATCTGTTGCGTGACGAAGCGGGCGAGATCTCCAAGATCATTCTGCCAGTTCATGGGTATGGTCTGTGGTCCACGCTTTATGGCTTCATCGCCCTGAAGCCGGATGGCAACGAGATCACCGGTTTGCAGTTCTACTCTCATGCTGAGACCCCGGGTCTTGGTGCCGAGGTAGACAATCCGATCTGGCGTGCCATGTGGCCGGGCAAGAAGGTGTTCGATGACGCTGGCAGTGTTGCCATCACCGTCGCCAAAGGCGTGCCGTCTGCAGACAAAGCCCAGCATCATGTTGATGCACTTGCCGGCGCAACCCTTACCAGCCGTGGAGTGGACAATCTGGTTCGCTTCTGGATGGGTGAGCAAGGGTTCAAGCGCTTCCTTGAAAACCTCAAAGCGGGGGCCGCCTGA
- a CDS encoding NADH:ubiquinone reductase (Na(+)-transporting) subunit D, with protein MSESKKEMLLDPLVDNNPITLQVLGICSALAVTSSLQVAFVMSLAVTLVTAFSSFFISAIRNFIPSSIRIIVQMVIIASLVILVDQVLKAYAFEISKTLSVFVGLIITNCIVMGRAEAFAMKNGPVESFLDGIGNGLGYSLILMLVGVIRELFGTGKLFGVTILETVNNGGWYVPNGLLLLPPSAFFVIGLLIWAFRTWKPNQVEARDFKIIEQEGGH; from the coding sequence ATGTCTGAAAGCAAAAAAGAAATGCTTCTCGACCCGTTGGTCGATAACAACCCCATCACCTTGCAGGTGTTGGGAATCTGTTCCGCTCTTGCGGTGACCTCCTCCTTGCAGGTGGCGTTTGTGATGTCGCTGGCGGTGACTTTGGTGACGGCTTTCTCAAGCTTCTTTATCTCGGCCATCCGCAACTTCATTCCCAGCTCAATCCGGATCATCGTGCAGATGGTGATCATTGCTTCTCTGGTGATCCTGGTGGATCAGGTCTTGAAGGCATATGCCTTTGAGATTTCCAAGACCCTGTCGGTCTTCGTGGGCTTGATCATCACCAACTGTATCGTGATGGGTCGTGCAGAGGCCTTCGCCATGAAAAATGGCCCGGTTGAATCCTTCCTTGACGGTATCGGCAACGGTCTTGGCTATAGCTTGATCCTGATGCTGGTTGGTGTGATCCGCGAGCTGTTCGGCACCGGCAAGCTCTTTGGTGTGACCATTCTCGAAACCGTCAACAATGGCGGCTGGTATGTACCAAATGGTCTTCTGTTGTTGCCACCAAGCGCATTCTTCGTAATCGGTCTTCTTATCTGGGCTTTTCGTACCTGGAAGCCAAATCAGGTTGAAGCCCGCGACTTCAAAATCATTGAACAAGAGGGAGGCCACTAA
- the nqrE gene encoding NADH:ubiquinone reductase (Na(+)-transporting) subunit E: MEGLVSLFVKAIFIENLALSFFLGMCTFLAVSKKIETALGLGISVTVVQAITVPANNLILTYLLNDGALAWAGFADVDLRFLGLISYIGVIAAMVQILEMTLDRFFPALYNALGIFLPLITVNCAILGGSLFMVERDYNFAESSVYGVSSGIGWALAITLMAGVREKLKYSDVPDGLQGLGITFITAGLMAMGFMAFSGVKL; encoded by the coding sequence ATGGAAGGTCTCGTATCACTCTTCGTCAAGGCGATCTTTATCGAAAACCTTGCGCTCTCCTTCTTCCTGGGCATGTGTACCTTCCTGGCCGTGTCCAAGAAGATCGAAACTGCTCTGGGTCTGGGTATCTCGGTCACCGTTGTGCAGGCAATTACCGTTCCTGCCAACAATCTGATCCTGACCTATCTGCTCAATGATGGCGCGCTGGCTTGGGCTGGTTTTGCTGATGTCGATCTGCGCTTCCTGGGCTTGATCTCCTATATTGGTGTGATTGCTGCCATGGTGCAGATTCTGGAAATGACGCTCGATCGTTTCTTCCCGGCTCTGTATAACGCGCTTGGTATCTTCTTGCCGCTGATCACCGTGAACTGCGCCATCCTTGGTGGTTCTCTCTTCATGGTGGAGCGCGATTACAACTTTGCGGAAAGCTCCGTTTACGGCGTCTCCTCTGGTATCGGTTGGGCGCTTGCCATCACTTTGATGGCTGGTGTGCGTGAGAAGCTGAAATATTCCGACGTGCCAGATGGTCTGCAGGGCCTCGGTATCACCTTCATCACAGCCGGTTTGATGGCCATGGGCTTCATGGCTTTCTCTGGCGTGAAACTGTAA
- the nqrF gene encoding NADH:ubiquinone reductase (Na(+)-transporting) subunit F produces MQDFSLGITFFTLIVLALVVVILFAKSKLVASGDVEITINNERKIMVPAGGKLLGVLAGEKIFVPSACGGGGTCAQCRCKVHEGGGSILPTEESHITKREAREGDRLACQVAVKQDMNIEVPEEVFGVKKWECTVRSNENVATFIKALILDLPEGEDVNFRAGGYIQIEAPAHVVNYTEFDVEEEYREDWDKFNLWQYTSKVEEPVERAYSMANYPEEKGMIMLNVRVASPPPGSEGIPPGKMSSYIFNLKPGDKVTISGPYGEFFARETEKEMVFVGGGAGMAPMRSHIFDQLKRLKNKDRKITFWYGARSKREMFFVEDFDQLAAEFPNFTWHVALSDALPEDNWDGYTGFIHNVLYDEYLKDHAAPEDCEYYMCGPPIMNSSVINMLVDLGVEREDIMLDDFGG; encoded by the coding sequence ATGCAAGATTTTAGCCTCGGGATTACATTCTTCACGCTGATCGTTCTGGCGCTGGTCGTTGTCATCCTGTTTGCAAAATCCAAACTGGTGGCATCTGGCGACGTCGAAATCACCATCAACAATGAACGCAAGATCATGGTGCCTGCGGGCGGCAAATTGCTTGGTGTTCTCGCTGGTGAGAAGATCTTCGTTCCTTCTGCTTGCGGTGGCGGTGGTACTTGTGCCCAGTGTCGCTGCAAAGTGCATGAGGGTGGCGGTTCCATTCTGCCAACCGAAGAATCCCACATTACCAAGCGTGAAGCTCGTGAAGGCGATCGTCTGGCCTGTCAGGTAGCTGTGAAGCAGGACATGAACATTGAAGTGCCGGAGGAAGTCTTTGGCGTGAAAAAATGGGAATGTACCGTTCGTTCCAACGAGAATGTGGCAACCTTCATCAAGGCGTTGATTCTGGATCTGCCGGAAGGCGAAGACGTGAACTTCCGTGCTGGTGGTTATATCCAGATTGAAGCTCCAGCTCACGTGGTCAATTACACCGAGTTCGATGTCGAGGAAGAATATCGCGAAGATTGGGACAAGTTCAATCTTTGGCAATATACCTCCAAGGTGGAAGAGCCTGTAGAGCGCGCTTATTCCATGGCCAACTATCCGGAAGAGAAGGGCATGATCATGCTCAATGTGCGTGTTGCATCGCCTCCTCCTGGATCTGAAGGCATTCCTCCGGGCAAGATGTCTTCCTACATCTTCAACCTGAAGCCTGGCGACAAAGTCACCATCTCCGGTCCTTACGGCGAGTTCTTCGCTCGTGAAACCGAGAAGGAAATGGTCTTTGTGGGCGGGGGTGCCGGTATGGCGCCTATGCGTTCGCATATCTTCGATCAGCTGAAGCGTCTGAAGAACAAGGATCGCAAGATCACCTTCTGGTATGGTGCTCGCTCCAAGCGCGAAATGTTCTTCGTGGAAGATTTCGATCAACTTGCAGCTGAGTTCCCGAACTTCACATGGCATGTTGCGCTCTCTGATGCGCTGCCAGAAGATAATTGGGACGGATATACAGGTTTCATCCATAACGTTCTGTATGATGAATATCTGAAAGACCATGCCGCACCAGAAGATTGCGAATATTACATGTGTGGTCCTCCGATCATGAACTCTTCCGTGATCAACATGCTGGTTGATCTCGGCGTCGAGCGCGAAGATATCATGCTTGATGATTTCGGCGGCTAA
- a CDS encoding sulfite exporter TauE/SafE family protein — protein MEIMVLVIAAFMAGILNAIAGGGSFLTFPALVFAGVPAIPANATSAVAVFPGYLSSTLGFKEELLSYDRRALSLLTVLSILGGVLGALLLMVTSSSVFNFIVPWLLLVATLLFAFDKSLRRWSRSESTESASEGQIESIGKKTATLVVTTYGGYFNGGLGIILLALFSGLGMRDMHMMNGLKNGLSFILSAASVTTLALAGLVYWQEAIIMMVAATIGGYAGAYLARLLPVHIVRAIVIAVGFGMSIAFFMR, from the coding sequence ATGGAAATCATGGTTTTGGTCATAGCTGCCTTTATGGCAGGTATCCTGAATGCTATCGCTGGTGGTGGTAGTTTTCTGACATTTCCCGCGCTTGTCTTTGCAGGCGTGCCTGCCATTCCGGCCAATGCCACCAGCGCCGTTGCAGTCTTTCCCGGATATCTCTCATCCACGCTTGGCTTCAAGGAAGAACTGCTCAGTTATGATCGTCGCGCATTATCACTCCTGACGGTCCTATCAATCCTTGGCGGTGTGTTGGGAGCACTGCTATTGATGGTGACATCATCAAGCGTGTTCAACTTCATCGTGCCATGGCTGTTACTGGTCGCGACCTTGCTCTTTGCTTTTGACAAGTCCTTGCGACGCTGGAGCCGGAGTGAAAGCACTGAGAGCGCTTCTGAGGGACAAATCGAGAGCATTGGCAAGAAGACAGCCACCTTGGTAGTAACGACCTATGGCGGCTATTTCAACGGCGGACTGGGTATCATATTGTTGGCATTATTCTCCGGCCTTGGCATGCGTGACATGCATATGATGAATGGGCTCAAGAATGGCCTCTCCTTCATCCTCTCAGCAGCATCAGTCACTACCCTTGCACTGGCTGGTCTGGTCTATTGGCAGGAAGCCATCATCATGATGGTCGCCGCCACCATTGGTGGCTATGCGGGAGCCTATCTTGCCCGCTTGCTGCCCGTTCATATTGTTCGAGCAATTGTGATCGCCGTTGGCTTTGGAATGTCCATCGCCTTCTTCATGCGATAG